GCCGGATCGCCAGTGACGGCCGATGAGGCGGTCGGCGAGGTCGTGGCCGCCGCCTACCCTGACAGGATTGCCGTGCTCCGGTCGGGCACGTATCTCACAGCTGCCGGGACGGGTGCTGTTCTGCCGCAGGGGTCGCCGCTCACGGGATCGGAGTGGCTGGCGATTGCCGATCTCGCCGATTCGGGGCGGGCGGATGCGATGATCCGCTCCGCCATCCCCATCAGCCGCGACCTCGCCTCGGATATGGGCGGGATCGAGGAGACACTCCACGAGATCGCGGGACGGCGCGTGCGAGCCTGGCGGGTGCGCCGCCTCGGAGCGATCGAACTCAACCGCTGGCCGGCCGACATCGACCCCGACGCGGCCCGCCCCCTCCTCATCCGCTCCCTGCCGGACCTGCTCTCCTGGTCGGACAGCGCTCTCCACCTGCGCCAGCGGCTCGACTTCCTCCACCGCACTCTCGGAGCGCCGTGGCCGGACGTGAGTGACGAGGGGCTGTCCGACCGTGCGGAGGAATGGCTCGGCCCGGAGCTCGACCGATGGAGCAGGGGCGGTGCGATCCAGGCGGATCTGGTCGACTGCCTGCGACGCCTCCTGCCGTGGCCGGAGGCGGTTGACCTTGAGAGACTTGCGCCCGCACGGATTGAATCGCCCGCCGGCGGCACCGCGAAGATCCACTACGACGCCGAGAAGCCGTATTCGGCGATGAAGGTGCAGGAGTGCTTTGGGTGGCAGGACTCGCCCCTGCTCGCCGGGGGAGTCCGGCTCCAGATCCAGCTGCTCTCGCCTGCCGCCCGGCCCCTTGCTGTCACCGACGATCTGGCCTCGTTCTGGCGCGGCGCCTATTCTCAGGTGAGGGCCGAGAACCGGGGCCGCTATCCGAAGCATCCCTGGCCAGAGGACCCGCTGAGCGCGACGCCGACGAGGAAGACGACGAGGAGGGCCACGTGAGCGACTACCGGGCGCTGAAGAGACAGGCTGAGGATGCTGTTCGTGAGATGAGGGACTGGCTCGTGAGGGACGGCCAGGACCCCTCGTCCGTCGAGGTCCTCGGCCGCATCAACGGCCCCGGCGTCACGTTCTTCGCCATGCGGTTCCGCCTTCCAGGTGTCGAGGACTGGCTGCTGGGCGTGGCGGGCGGATACCTGGGCGACACGCTCACGCTGACCGGGCACACGCTGACCGCCTACGAGCCGGTGACCGACAGCTTCGGCGAGGACGCAACCGCCCTCATCACCGCAATGGACAGGGCGCTCACGGCCGGAGCTGTGGCCGAGGGTCGCTCCGTGGCCGATTCACTCACCGCGACACTTCTGCTCCGCCATCCCATCGACGTGGCAGCCCTCCAGCGGACCCTCGACGGCGAGCTGCGGGACGGGACGCTCCACCGCGGCGCCTCGCTGCTCCGCCCCGCTCCGGCGATCGATGACCTCACGCCGATCGCCGAGCGCGCCTACCTGTGGCCGCGGGCAGTCGAGGAGACGTCCCAGCACACCGCGAGCCTCGTCATCGACACGTCCGGGGAGGACACGGCTGCGCGGGCCCGCACCCACACGGAGCTCGTCGCCTCCCTCATCGACGACCACGTCCTCGGCATCCACGCGAACGGCACGGTCTACGAGCCGGGCTTCTATCGGCAGGTGGTTGAGACCACCCCGCCGGGCTCCCCGCCCGTGCTCGCCCTCGTCCACCTGGGTCTCGCCAAGCGTCTCGGCAGGCTCTACGGATTCACCGAGGGACTGGTCGATGTGGGGAAGGATGAATTCCTGCTCACGGGCACGAGCCCGGAGGTGCTTCAGCAGGTGCTGCTCGAGCTCGCCTCGCATGTCCTCGTCACGGGAGTCGTCATCCCCGATGGCACCGACCTCACTCTGTCGACGGGCGCAGTGCTCCACCTCAACCGGCAGGGCACAGGCGAGAAGGCGGTCCTGGCGGGATCGCTGTAGAAGCGGCCCTCGAACGTCCACAGGCCCAGGGCTCGCCCTGCTCGCAGCCAATCAGGCGGCTGGTGTCGAAGCTCCCACTGCCGAGGCTGCGTACTCGAGTCAGACATCACAGCTATCGCCGCATTCAGTGCGTACGAGGGGGACGCCAGCGGTGCTGGCTGAGCGCTTGGCGTTCTTGAGCGCGTCAGGACTGTCAGTTCACCTCCCGCGGACACGATTGCCGCTGGGCTGCGCCTCATGTTAATTTGTGCCTGACAAAGTGTACGTGCACTGGGGGCGGTGAAATTCCGCGCCGGCGGTTATAGTCCGCGACCCGGCCACAGCCAGTGGCCGGTTGATCAGGTGAAAATCCTGAACCGACGGTGAAAGTCCGGATGGGAAGCGCGCGTATCGGACGGCGTTTGCCGTACCGTCGTGCCCCCTCGCCTGCGCGCCTGCCGGAGGGGACAGATGATCGTGACAGCGGCCGAGGATGCGGCCATGACCCGAGCGCTTAGCGTGGCGTCGTCTCCCGACTTTCGACCGGGCCCCAACCCGCGGGTCGGATGTGTCTTGCTCGATCCAGAGGGTGCGACGGTCTCTGAAGGGTGGCACCGAGGAGCAGGGACACCACACGCTGAGGCCGACGCCCTCTCCAAGGCCGGCGCGTCAGCTCGGGGCGCCACTGCCGTCGTCACTCTAGAGCCCTGCGATCACTCGGGCCGGACGGGACCATGCACACGCGCGCTCATCGACGCCGGTGTTTCCCGTGTCGTCTTCGCGCAGTCCGACCCGAACCCGCAGGCCTCAAAGGGCGCGCAGGCTCTTCGCGCGGCGGGCGTCGATGCTGTCGGCGGCCATCGCTCTGCTGAGGCCGCGGAACTGAACCGTGCCTGGTCCTTCGCCGTCACACACGGCCGGCCCTACGTCACATGGAAATATGCCGCCACCCTCGACGGGCGCAGCGCGGCAGTCGATGGCACCTCCGCGTGGATCACCTCTCGCGCAGCCCGTTCAGATACTCATCGCCTGCGGGGCGAATGCGATGTCATCATGGTCGGGACGAACACCGTGGTCGTGGATGACCCTCAGCTCACCGTGCGCGATTCGGATGGTCGCGCCGTCGCGCATCAGCCGCTTCGTGTCATCGTCGGTGAGCGACCCCTCAGCGGCAGCCACCGAATCTTCGACGACGCGGCCGACACCCTTCACCTGCAGACTCGAGATCCCGCAAGGGTGCTGGAAGAACTGCACCGCCTCGAGCGGCGCCACGTCTTTCTCGAGGGCGGACCCACCGTGGCTGCTGCTTTCCTTCGTGCGGGTGTCGTCGATGAGATCGTCGCCTACCTTGCGCCAGCTCTCCTCGGAGCCGGTCGGTTCGCCATCGGCCCGCTCGGCATCGAGTCCATGACCGACATCCTCAGATTCACGATGACCGACGTCACGGTTATCCCTCCCACCATCCCCACGGACGAAGCCAACATTCGAGTGACGATGCGCGGCTCCGTCCAGCAGCACAACGAAGAAGGTCCCTATATATGTTCACCGGAATAGTCGAAGAGCTTGGCTCTGTCATCAGCCTGGACGAGCAGAACGATGCACTGCGCCTCACCGTGCGCGGTGCGCTGGCCACGTCCGATGCGGTCCCCGGTGACTCGATCGCCGTCAACGGCTGCTGCCTCACCGTGACGTCGTGTGACGGTGACGAGTTCACCGCCGATGTCATGAGAGAGACACTCATGAAGACCTCGCTGGGAATCCTCGAGCCCGGGAGCCGGGTGAACCTCGAGCGCGCCGTCACGCCGAGCACGCGCCTCGGCGGGCACATGGTCCAGGGGCACGTGGACGGCACCGGTCAGATCCTTGACCGGCAGCCCAGCGAGCACTGGGAGATCGTGACGATCTCGGTGCCCGACGCCGTGAGTCGCTACATCGTCCGAAAGGGGTCGATCGCGGTCGACGGCGTCAGTCTCACCGTCGTCGACACCGCATCCAACGGTCCGGCGGGAGCATCGTTCACCGTGAGCCTCATCCCCGAGACGCTGGCGAGGACGACGCTCGGGTTCAAGGAGCCAGACGACACCGTCAACCTCGAAGTGGATATCATCGCCAAGTACGTCGAGAAGCTGGTGGCCCGATGAGCGCCGCGACGGTCCTGCGCCTGGATACGGTCGACCACGCGATCCGCAGCATCGCGGTTGGTCACGCCGTCGTCGTCACGGGCGGCGAGAATGAGGGCGGAGATCTCGTCTTCGCGGTCTCTCAGGCCAAGCCGGAGCTCATCGCGTTCGCCCTTAGGCATTCGCGCGGGCAGGTCGACCTCCCGATGCCGGAGGAGACGCTCGACCAGCTGACAGCTGAGCTCTTGTCACGAGACAATCCCGCGAGCACAGATCCCGCACGGTCACGGGGCGCGAGCGTTGAGGCCACCGATCGTGCAAGCGCGGCGATCAGGGCTCTTGCGTACGAGGTGAAACGCGTGTCGGCCGACACCGGCCGACTCCGTCCGATGCGGACTCTCACCGGCGGCGTCCTCGCGCGCCGCCGCTCCGCGGAGGCCTCCGTCGATCTGGCTCGTCTGGCGGGCGCGGCTCCCGTCGGCGCTGTCGTCCGCCTCGTCAACAGCGACGGCACGAGGAAGGACGGCCCTCAGCTGCGTGACTTCGCTGACGAGCATGACCTGCTGGTAGTGTCCATCGACAGTCTTCTCGCCCACCGGCATCTCCGCGAAGAGCTCGTGCGGAAGACAGGGGGGACG
This is a stretch of genomic DNA from Flaviflexus salsibiostraticola. It encodes these proteins:
- the ribD gene encoding bifunctional diaminohydroxyphosphoribosylaminopyrimidine deaminase/5-amino-6-(5-phosphoribosylamino)uracil reductase RibD is translated as MTRALSVASSPDFRPGPNPRVGCVLLDPEGATVSEGWHRGAGTPHAEADALSKAGASARGATAVVTLEPCDHSGRTGPCTRALIDAGVSRVVFAQSDPNPQASKGAQALRAAGVDAVGGHRSAEAAELNRAWSFAVTHGRPYVTWKYAATLDGRSAAVDGTSAWITSRAARSDTHRLRGECDVIMVGTNTVVVDDPQLTVRDSDGRAVAHQPLRVIVGERPLSGSHRIFDDAADTLHLQTRDPARVLEELHRLERRHVFLEGGPTVAAAFLRAGVVDEIVAYLAPALLGAGRFAIGPLGIESMTDILRFTMTDVTVIPPTIPTDEANIRVTMRGSVQQHNEEGPYICSPE
- a CDS encoding riboflavin synthase, whose protein sequence is MFTGIVEELGSVISLDEQNDALRLTVRGALATSDAVPGDSIAVNGCCLTVTSCDGDEFTADVMRETLMKTSLGILEPGSRVNLERAVTPSTRLGGHMVQGHVDGTGQILDRQPSEHWEIVTISVPDAVSRYIVRKGSIAVDGVSLTVVDTASNGPAGASFTVSLIPETLARTTLGFKEPDDTVNLEVDIIAKYVEKLVAR
- the ribA gene encoding GTP cyclohydrolase II — encoded protein: MSAATVLRLDTVDHAIRSIAVGHAVVVTGGENEGGDLVFAVSQAKPELIAFALRHSRGQVDLPMPEETLDQLTAELLSRDNPASTDPARSRGASVEATDRASAAIRALAYEVKRVSADTGRLRPMRTLTGGVLARRRSAEASVDLARLAGAAPVGAVVRLVNSDGTRKDGPQLRDFADEHDLLVVSIDSLLAHRHLREELVRKTGGTRLPTIYGDFTAHGYRTSVEGVEHVALVLGDLRGDDPVLTRIHSECLTGDAFGSRRCDCGPQLQQALERIHTRGRGVVVYLRGHEGRGIGLAAKLRAYQLQDAGLDTVDANLEQGLAADDRHYGDAAQILRDLGVERVDLLTNNPDKSSALEQFGIGVAHQVPSAVSPNPHNLAYLITKRDRMGHTLPGLDELCTTAGGR